From one Bacteroides intestinalis DSM 17393 genomic stretch:
- a CDS encoding DUF3244 domain-containing protein → MKNAILFFIILATLCCNTEIYSQTSPVDDFSKFSKQDIPLKGDDTDFDEGIARTPARQSAATAFLYGNCVYVNFACPVNDVKIAIIDKSTGKYIYAENHNQPDIIIDINTKNKGEYQIMINSIYFFLWGEFSIDQ, encoded by the coding sequence ATGAAAAATGCAATTCTATTTTTTATCATTCTTGCAACTTTATGTTGTAATACAGAGATCTATTCTCAAACTTCTCCCGTTGATGACTTTTCAAAGTTTTCTAAACAAGATATACCATTAAAAGGAGATGATACTGATTTTGATGAGGGCATTGCGCGTACTCCTGCACGACAATCTGCTGCTACTGCTTTTCTTTATGGAAATTGTGTGTATGTTAATTTTGCATGTCCTGTCAATGATGTTAAAATTGCTATCATTGATAAAAGTACTGGCAAATACATATATGCTGAGAATCATAATCAACCTGATATAATAATTGATATAAACACGAAAAATAAAGGGGAATATCAGATTATGATAAATTCTATATATTTCTTTTTATGGGGAGAATTTAGTATAGACCAATAA
- a CDS encoding tetratricopeptide repeat protein, producing MKNILYVLLLMGVGFISCIPRPTNSQDKILAYADTLIRKSYYDSALQILGSVSPESLYTPASQARYALLLTQAYDKNYIRHTDDSLIRIAVKYYDNSKDESMCAKAHYYWGRVYQDNKDVIGTVREFMKALPIANKTQDYDLLCLLHSNLGHLLYTHGLLEEADSVYQQAERMASEHKDSLRWVVSLIKRADICMERGEGFYLEAERKLLKAQTILSSGGNTPLAKKMLYSLASLYQYMGRTEEAIETVHNFFIIESDTAKYFASFLIVGSSFYKEGQYDSATYYLKRAVQSKSYYTKYGAYMRLADVARIQGRYSEALQYEDAYIAYKDSAMKEEYPAKVIATLKDMFYHQSVYQYETFMSRYRLYILLLSIVLLITISSIVWRHFTGQHKVKLSLLNQQDIQTKTGVLEQLLQEKRDEISLLEQSCAESEGDRIKQLQINSCLNGLLEEERRIVSDLKALLEQKEEEIKQLKGIKFKRLIEDTSIYQRLLYIKDENAKNSTGKMNLEEEDWEELLSEIDLVSFDFTTRLVDRYDALVDNDIRFCCLIKLGFKFSEIALILGCSVDAVYKKEKSILRRMDMEHTIRLKEILRNI from the coding sequence ATGAAAAATATATTGTATGTTTTGTTGCTTATGGGTGTTGGATTCATTTCTTGTATTCCACGTCCGACAAATAGTCAGGATAAAATTTTGGCTTATGCAGACACATTGATTAGAAAATCATATTATGATAGTGCTTTGCAGATTCTTGGTTCTGTTTCACCGGAATCTTTATATACACCGGCTTCACAAGCCAGATATGCTTTGTTATTAACTCAGGCCTACGATAAAAATTACATTCGTCATACTGATGATTCATTGATACGTATAGCTGTGAAATATTACGATAATTCAAAGGATGAATCGATGTGTGCGAAAGCACATTATTACTGGGGACGTGTGTATCAGGATAATAAAGATGTAATTGGAACTGTGCGCGAATTTATGAAAGCATTGCCCATAGCAAACAAAACGCAAGATTATGATTTATTGTGCTTATTACATTCTAATTTGGGACACTTATTGTATACACATGGATTGCTTGAAGAAGCCGATTCCGTATATCAACAAGCAGAACGAATGGCGAGTGAACATAAAGATTCGTTGAGATGGGTAGTAAGCCTCATCAAAAGAGCAGATATTTGTATGGAAAGAGGAGAAGGTTTCTATTTGGAGGCAGAACGGAAACTGTTGAAAGCTCAAACAATATTGTCTTCTGGCGGTAACACTCCTTTGGCAAAGAAAATGCTATATTCTCTAGCGTCATTATATCAATATATGGGAAGGACGGAAGAAGCGATAGAAACTGTACACAATTTTTTTATCATAGAATCCGATACAGCGAAGTACTTCGCTTCTTTTTTGATAGTCGGAAGTAGCTTTTATAAAGAAGGACAATATGATTCTGCCACTTATTATTTAAAAAGAGCGGTACAATCCAAATCTTATTATACAAAATATGGAGCTTATATGAGATTGGCTGATGTGGCTAGAATACAAGGAAGATATTCAGAGGCATTGCAATATGAAGATGCATACATAGCTTATAAAGATTCTGCAATGAAGGAAGAATATCCTGCTAAGGTTATTGCAACATTAAAAGATATGTTCTATCATCAGTCCGTATATCAATATGAGACTTTCATGTCTCGTTATAGATTGTATATACTATTGTTATCCATAGTTTTATTGATTACGATCAGCAGCATTGTTTGGCGGCACTTTACAGGACAACACAAAGTTAAATTATCATTGCTAAATCAACAAGATATCCAGACAAAAACAGGTGTACTTGAACAGCTTTTGCAGGAAAAACGTGATGAAATTAGTCTTTTGGAACAATCATGCGCAGAAAGTGAAGGTGATAGAATTAAACAACTACAAATAAATAGTTGCTTAAATGGACTTTTGGAAGAGGAAAGGCGTATTGTTAGTGACTTGAAAGCGCTATTAGAGCAAAAGGAAGAAGAAATAAAACAGCTGAAAGGTATTAAGTTTAAGAGATTAATAGAAGACACTTCTATCTATCAACGATTACTGTATATAAAAGATGAAAATGCTAAAAACTCTACCGGTAAAATGAATTTGGAAGAGGAAGATTGGGAGGAACTATTATCAGAAATAGATTTGGTATCTTTCGATTTCACCACACGTTTAGTAGATCGATATGATGCTTTAGTAGATAATGATATTAGATTTTGCTGTCTCATAAAACTTGGATTCAAATTCTCTGAAATAGCACTAATCCTTGGTTGCAGTGTAGATGCTGTATATAAAAAAGAGAAGTCTATATTGCGCAGAATGGATATGGAACATACAATTAGACTCAAAGAAATATTGAGAAATATTTGA